ggctcggccccttgtcggctgtgggaccgtgggcaaggcacttcacttctctgtgcctcagttccctcatctgtaaaatggggattaactgtgagcctcacgtgggacaacctgatgaccctgtagctcccccagcgcttagaacggtgctcggcccagagtgagcgcttaacaaatacccacgttattactgtcagctgggtgacttggggcaagtcacggaacttctcggtgcctcagttccctcatctgtaaaatggggattgagaccgtgaaccccacgtgggacaacctgattcccctgtgtctgccccagcgcttagaacagtgctctgcccatagtaattgcttaacaaatatcaacattgttattattattattatcatcatcttgctgtgtcccccttctagaccgtgcgcccgttgttgggcagggacggtctctagctgttgcccgattgtccattccaagcgcttagtccagtgcacatagtaagcgctcgatcaatccaCTAGaatgagcgtttgctgtgtggccttgggccagtcactccactgttctgggcctcctgtgtaaaatggggattgagaccgtgagccccgcgtgggacaacccgatgaccttgtatctaccccagcgcttagtacagtgctctgcacttagcacttcacagatactgtaacgatgatgatgacgatgagcttagggtccagcgcttagaacggtgctctgcacatagtaagcgcttaacaaataccaacgttgagAGGCTCACAGCTAGCagagatggtatttatcgaacgctttctgtgcgcagagcgctggactaagcacttgggagagtccgcgtCGTAGCTGGAAGAAATGAGATGGATGGTACTTagcgggcgcttaccgtgtgcggggtactccactaagcacttgggagatgtccAAGGCaacacagacaccttccctgcccacggtgagcttccaatctagaggatcACCTCAGCCGGAAGAAGCGACAAGAGTCACTCAGCggtattcattcgtatttactgagcgcttactgcgcgcagagcactgtaataagcgcttgggagagccaacgcaacagagttggtagatacccccccgcccacgacgagctcagacTAGAGATAGGGGAGACCTCGCAGGGCCGGGGATGGCCGCGGGGGGTCGAGGACGCTCCCGGGGTGGGAACGTTTCTTGTCTTTTCTCATGCCGTGTCCACCCGCAGAGACTTCATCGAGAAGCACTACGTGGCGCTGAAGAAGGCCAACCCCACCTTCCCTGTCCTCATCCGGGAGTGTTCCGCAGTGCAGCCGAAGCTCTGGGCCCGCTACGGTGAGCGCCCCGGCGGCCAACGGCCTCCCCGTTGCTGCTCCGGGACAGGGAGCGACTATACTGAGCGCCTTTCCGCCCCCCGCCGAGAGAGCccgcgtgacctggtggaaaccGGAGAGGCAGTCAGGGTAGCGAGCGGCGTAGCCTAGGGGATGGGGggccacggccctgggagtcagaaggacctgggcggTGGTCTCAGGTCCGCCCCCGGTCTGCTGGGtatgggctagtcgcttcacgccgctgtgcctcagttccctcgcctgtaaaatgggatcacgacggcgagcccctcgtgggacacggaccgtgtccgaccggattacctcctatctatccccggcgcttagaacggtgccgggcccagagtaagcgtttaaccagtacccaaagggggtggggagggaagccagtcccgctgcgtgaccttgggcaagtcactcgacatCTCTAGGCCGCTTGCCCGATCGCTCCGAACTGCTCCTAGCCGCTCGATTGCGCCCATTTACACCGGGGCTCCCCCCGCTGAGGGCCGGGTTGGCCACTGGATGCCCCGGATGGGCTGCTGCAGCTCCGGACTCTGTTGAAcgccccgtccctgcccccctcGGCTCGCCCGCTCTCATCCggaccgcgcccccccccccccccccgccctcaccccaaGAACCGGGCCTACTCCATGATGGAAAGGGAGGCTCCGGCTGCGGGGAGGCCAGAAATAGAGGAACGAGAAATAGCAATGGTGTTGAGAAATAGAGGAATGCTGTCGAAGCCCTTCTAACcgcctttctctgcctctcccttagcCTTTGGTGAGGAGAAGAGCGTCTCCCTGAATAACTTCAGTGCGGACCAGGTGGCCAAAGCGGTGGAGAACGTGTTGAGCAGCAGCAAAGCCTGAGGACTAAGAGCTCCGTCGGACCGACCGACATGAACCCGCCCCGCACCCCCTGACCCGTAGTATAAAGTTGTGCGATGTTGTACCGTGACTCGGTTGCCTTAATAATGACActaccaagcgcttactctgttccgggcactgtaataataataatggtatttatttactgagcgcttactatgtaccacgcactgttctgagcgccggggtagatacaagacaatcaggttggcccacctggggcctgacagtcttcatccccattttacagatgagggaatcgaggcccagagaagtgaagtgccctgcccaaagtcacccagccgacaagcggcagagccgggagtagaacccgtgaccttctgaccgccGAGCCCATCTATCGGTGCGGTGGCCAGAGCCAGTTTACTGGGGGGACAAAAAAATATACAGTTCTGTGCAGAAGGAGGGACAGTCGTGATCCCAGACCAGGGGATCATGTGATTGATTACCGTCAAATCCCCGTCCGACTGAGGtctgcaagaggaggaggaaggatgggaccTTGTCTCTCCATTTCTCGCCAACTCACGTACCCCGCTGAGGGGAGTTccgatccttctccctccaagggGGGAGAGGGCCGGTTCCtagagagcggggaggggaggcgggggcgtgGGGTCgcaggaggttggagggggccGGCTCCCGCGCAGAGCTGTCTCCTTGAGCGCTCGCACCCGGTCCCGTAGCTCCGTGTGGCCCTCGTGCTGCTCCAGGGCCCGTAGGCCCGACTGCTGCAGGAAGTCGTGCGCCGCCTGTTCGCGGAGGGTAATGATAACGTTGAGCGCCTCCTACGTGCCcggctctgtgccgagcacgggGGTGGACCCGGACGGGGGATGCTGAAGCGAAAGGCTGGGCAGAGCACGGCAACGCTCGATACTAACagcggtatttaagggcttatcttgtggcaggcactgggctaagcgttggggcagataccggcaaactgggttggacacactccctgtctcacgtggggctcccagtctcattccccgttctacagatgaggtaacggacacagagaagccaagtgacatgcccgaggtcacacagcagacacgtgggggagccgggattagaacccgtgactttctgactccctgctctAAGCACTCCGCCACgcgaggggtgggggggccccATTAAAGCCACCCGGACGCCTCGTCTGTGGTGACTCCCGGGTGGTCGCGGTGGGAAGCGGGGCggccgagcggaaagagcccggggcccgcaagtcagaggacccgggttctcatcccagctccgccacttagctgctcGGGtgggtcccttcatttctctgcgcctcagttccctcttctgcaaaatgggggggggggggggtccattcccgttctcccgcctactcagaccgtgagccccacgtgggacctgatgaccttccatccgccccggcgcttggtacgatAATGACGACGACAGTAGGGTCCTTCAATACCACAACCGCGGGAGGGTTTCAAGTtcggggaaggtgggggtggccccggatgtgacccccccccccccccaggccccctgAGCGGCGCTTACCTCGGGCCAGTGCAGGAAGAGCAGCTGCAGCAGTTCCAGGCTCTGACCGACCACTTCCGGGTCCGAGAGGGCCAGGGTGGCCAGCAGGGAGGGGAGCGTTGGCCCGGGCCACAGCCTCTGGCAGTAGAGAGGCCCCTTCTCGGCCACGTTGCATAAGACGGTGAGCGCCTAGGGACGGACCGGTGCGGACGGTGGAGGTCACCCTGGGGCGGGGGCCCCCAGAAGCCCCCCGCGAGTCCGCCGGGATCTCCAACCCCCATCTCGCCGGGCCGCGCCAGTCCCCGAAGACGCCCTCCGCGAAACCCTCCGGGCGCACCCGATCGGCTGCCCGGCCCCGGAGGGAAGTCCCTGTGTTATCCCCCCGAGAAGCGGTGCGCcctgatggaaagagcgcggggccGCAAGTCGGGAcacccgggttctcgtcccggccccgACGCCTGTCTGCCTTGCGACCCGTGTGAcccgacttctctgagcctcagtttcatctgtaaaagattaaaaacccgccctccctcctgagAAGGTGAGGCCCGTGTGGATGAAACAGGGATCGGACATCTGTCTTCCTACTTCGACCGTGGGCCGGGGCTCGGCCCGTAAGGAGCGCCCGTCGGGTACCGCTACTCACCAGCACGCTCACCTCCTGAGAGGAGGGCAGGAGCTGCAAGAGGGGAGCGATCAGGTCCAGGGTGAGCAGGGCGGTGCAGAGGGCGGGGTCGTCCGCTGGAAAGCGACCAGGCCCGAGCCCCGCTTAGCGGATACCGCCCACCTGCCCAAGCGGGAGCAGGCGACGCCTTCCCCGCCCGCGGGGGCCGACgtccgccccggggccccgccccgcccgacgTCTGCCCCGGGCCGGTACCGGTGAGGTTGTTGAGCAGCCAGAGGCACTCGGGAACCAGGCCGGGCCGGCACCGGAGAAAGGCCCGCACGAGGACGAAGACGGCCACCAAGATCCTCTCGTCTCTGAGCCGCTCCCAACCCGGCGCCGCCGGGGCCGACTCCTCGGCCAGCAGGTTACCGAGGCTCCGCAGCACGGGGCAGGCCAGCTGCGAGGACCGGGGGGTTAGCGGGGGCGGGCACGCCGAGCGGGCAGGGACCGGTGGGGGGGGGAGCTCCGCGCGGGCCGGGACCCGTCCGCTTACCAGCTCGAGACCCGTGTCCGGGGCCTCCGAGACGGCCCCGGCCAGCTCCGGCAGCAGCTCCGCCAGGGCGGACAGCGCTCCCCGGGAGATGAGCAGCGGGTTGTCCAcctggctgggagagggggcgtAGGACGGGGAGCCGTCACACCCCACCCCGGACCCGGGGACGGGCCGACGCCGCAGGCGAGGCCCGGGTGCGCCCGCCCCGCCCGTTACCTGCAGACGATGTAGTGGAGACACCAGGCGAACTCCACGGCGACGCCGGGCCCCCATTCCGGGGTGGGCCGCAGCAGCCTCAGCACGTGCCGGAGAAGCGGGGAGGCCAGGACGCGGCTGCCGGTGGGAGGGGCACGGTCAGCCAGAGCCCGGGCGCCAGAGGCCGGGAGGTGACCAGGCTGCAGGAGAAGGGCCGGTACCAGGAAACGCCCTCGGACGCCCCTCCGCCGCGAGGGGAGATGGCCGGCCACCGGGCCCACCCGCGGACCCCAGCCCGGGCGGAGGAGCCGGAACCGGGAGGGGTTCGGGCCGTAAGCTTCCCCGGGGCGACTTTATCGGCCCGGACCTCCCGCCGGTCAGAGAATCCCCCGGCCACGGAGTCCGCTTACGGGATAATCTGATCCGAAGCCTCCTTGGCCTGCAGGAGCTGAGACAGGGCGTAGCCGAGGGCTTCCAGCACGGCCGGGTGGGGAGACTGGAAAGGGACGGCACGGGGctcggccggggggcccgggctgACCCCCGTCCCGCGCCGACGGAGGGCAGCAGCCCGGGACCGGGAGGATCCGGGCCCGGCCGTTACGCGGCGCCTACTGAGGTCAAAACCCGAGCGCTCGGCCCGGCGCCCCGCACGCGGCGCTCGATGGATGCCGTCGATCGATCGGGAGACGGGCGGGAAGGACCTGCCGCTCACCTGGACGCAGGCGGCCATGGCCGAGATGACCCCCTGGGGCAGAAGCTGCTTCCTCACGGCCTCACTGTCCACCGCCAGGTTGCCCAGGGTGTACAGGCACAACTCCTGCCACGAGGatgccggggctggggaggggccctCCTGCGCCCAGGAggccctcccccgccgccaccgCCCGGCAGAGGGGCCGGCGTCTCCGCCCAAGTCCGGACCCCGAGCCGGGACTGACCCCGCCCTAAGCCAACAGCTCAGGACGGGGGACCTGGGCCCCGTCCGACCTGTGCCCGGGGAAACCGTCGCCTCCCCGGCTGGCCCGGACTGAAGGGATCCCGGGGCCGCCcgcggggagtggggggagaggaggctgggggctCTTACGACGAAGTCGGCGCTGTGCCCCGAGAGGTAGGTGAGGAGGTAGGAGGTGGAAGGCAGGCAGGCCTCGGCCACGGCCGGGTCGTCGGCGTGCGACAGCTCGTGCAGGCAGCGAGCCGCCTCCAGCCGCAGCCCCGCCCGGCTGCTGGTCAGGAGCCCGACGAGGGCGCGGATGCCGCCCTCCATCCTGCGGGCCCCGGGCGGGCGTCAAGAccaccgggccccggccccttccgccctctcccctcccgtcaCCACCCGCCGCCTCCCGGCAtccctgcccccggggagcccGGGCTGACCGGATGAACGTCCGCTGCGACTGGGGGTGCTGCAGGCCCCGGCGCAGGCTGCCCAGGgccgcctccttctccttctcccccgttCCCCGCTGGGCAGCGCGGAGCAGCCGCTGCATCTGGTGGAGAAGGTCAGAGGTGGATCTGAAGCCAAACTGGGGTCAGAGACCCTCATTTCTtcgcccacccccttctgcgtcgcctttggGCTTGGATTCGCTCCCCATCCCTCGCTCGGCCCCGCGCCACTCATGTCCATAACCATCACTTATTTatcgatattaatgtctgcctcccactctgcagactgtaagcttgtggtgggcagggaacgacgcCTACCAATtccgttctatcgtactctcccaagcactcagcacagcgctctgcacacggtaagggctcgataaataccgttgatcgactgGGAAAGCTCACGATAGTGAGAAGGGAAGCAATCCCTGCTCTCCGAGAGCTGaccatctaatgggggagaccaggGCCTAGTGGGACCAAGGAGATCctagttctagtctcggctctgcccccgACTTGAGACTggtcaccctctctgggcctcggttccctcatctgtaaaacggggataacacacccactctccctcctgtcccacacagggttcacagtctcagggggaagCCTCGTGGCCTACcggcaagagcacggggctgggagttagtgagcctggcttccaattccagctctgccccgggcctcccgtgggaccttaactcctctgcacctcagttacctcatctgtaaaatggggatttaaatcctacgccctcctagactgtgagccccagagtggGGCAGGCCCGGTGTCCAAACTGagaaacctgcatctaccccggcgcttagtacactgcttgttacatagtaagcccttaaatatgatttttttttttttttttaaggggtggGAGAGTGATGTGGAAGATGGAGGGTTTAATCACCCAAGGTCTCCTGAGCTACTGAAGGAGAAGAGAGCCAGGCGGGGCGAAGTGGATCGGGAAGAGCATTGGGAGAGGAGAATCCAGGGCCCTGGGTTCTGTGGGGGTGGATAAAGTTACTGTGCTTCCTAAGAGCCTAAACACTCCACTGTCGCAGCATAAacttgtaacagtaataataattctggaactATTAGACTTTTACtaggcgctggaggagatacgagttaATGAGGTTGGCCACGGcccgggtcccacctggggctcacggtccgaatccccattttccagatgaggtcactgaggcccagagaggtgaaccgactcgcccagggtcacccagcagaccggcggcgtagccgggatcagaacccgggtccccgggactccctcccgggcccgggttccagCCGCGTGCTCCCCCCGACCGGGCCTCTCCAACCTTGTCCCTGGCCCTCGGACCGTGCGAGGCCCTCGCCCTCACCTCCTGGCTCTCCAGGGGCTCCGGAGGGGCGGCCGCGCCCGGCGCATCCTCCCGCAGGAGCCTCTTGCTGACCAGCTGCTGCTGCCGTCGCACCTTGCGGAGCGCTGCGGGAGAAGAGGGCGTGGGTCAGGCCGGGCTCACGGGGCAGGGCCGAGGGGGGCACCGAGAGGGAGGGGACGGGTCAGGCCGAACCGTGGGCCGCCCCCCACCACGGGGCAGGGCCCAGGAgggctctgggagggaggggacgggccaGGCCgaaccccgggccgccccccaccATAAGGCAGGGCCGTGGGgatcactgggggggggggggagaggacgggccagGCTGAAcccgggccgccccccaccccggggcaggGCCATGAGGGGCATTGGGAGAGAGGGGACGGGTCAGGCtgagcccgggccgcccccccatCCCGGGGGCAGGGTTGAGGGGGGGCACCGAGAGGGAGGCTGGTCAGGCTGAGCCCGGGCCGTCCCCCACCATTGGGCAAGGTCGGGGGGGTCaccgggagggaggggatggtcaGGCtgagcccgggccgccccccaccctagggcagggccctgggggtcactgggagggaggggatggtcaGGC
This sequence is a window from Ornithorhynchus anatinus isolate Pmale09 chromosome X2, mOrnAna1.pri.v4, whole genome shotgun sequence. Protein-coding genes within it:
- the NDUFA2 gene encoding NADH dehydrogenase [ubiquinone] 1 alpha subcomplex subunit 2 — its product is MAAALGAKARLGPALRELRIHLCQRSAESRGVRDFIEKHYVALKKANPTFPVLIRECSAVQPKLWARYAFGEEKSVSLNNFSADQVAKAVENVLSSSKA
- the TMCO6 gene encoding transmembrane and coiled-coil domain-containing protein 6 isoform X1, which encodes MWSRRAGRLGPRGAEELRGRRREREAALRKVRRQQQLVSKRLLREDAPGAAAPPEPLESQEMQRLLRAAQRGTGEKEKEAALGSLRRGLQHPQSQRTFIRMEGGIRALVGLLTSSRAGLRLEAARCLHELSHADDPAVAEACLPSTSYLLTYLSGHSADFVELCLYTLGNLAVDSEAVRKQLLPQGVISAMAACVQSPHPAVLEALGYALSQLLQAKEASDQIIPRVLASPLLRHVLRLLRPTPEWGPGVAVEFAWCLHYIVCSQVDNPLLISRGALSALAELLPELAGAVSEAPDTGLELLACPVLRSLGNLLAEESAPAAPGWERLRDERILVAVFVLVRAFLRCRPGLVPECLWLLNNLTADDPALCTALLTLDLIAPLLQLLPSSQEVSVLALTVLCNVAEKGPLYCQRLWPGPTLPSLLATLALSDPEVVGQSLELLQLLFLHWPEAAHDFLQQSGLRALEQHEGHTELRDRVRALKETALRGSRPPPTSCDPTPPPPLPAL
- the TMCO6 gene encoding transmembrane and coiled-coil domain-containing protein 6 isoform X2; this translates as MWSRRAGRLGPRGAEELRGRRREREAALRKVRRQQQLVSKRLLREDAPGAAAPPEPLESQEMQRLLRAAQRGTGEKEKEAALGSLRRGLQHPQSQRTFIRMEGGIRALVGLLTSSRAGLRLEAARCLHELSHADDPAVAEACLPSTSYLLTYLSGHSADFVELCLYTLGNLAVDSEAVRKQLLPQGVISAMAACVQSPHPAVLEALGYALSQLLQAKEASDQIIPRVLASPLLRHVLRLLRPTPEWGPGVAVEFAWCLHYIVCSQVDNPLLISRGALSALAELLPELAGAVSEAPDTGLELLACPVLRSLGNLLAEESAPAAPGWERLRDERILVAVFVLVRAFLRCRPGLVPECLWLLNNLTADDPALCTALLTLDLIAPLLQLLPSSQEALTVLCNVAEKGPLYCQRLWPGPTLPSLLATLALSDPEVVGQSLELLQLLFLHWPEAAHDFLQQSGLRALEQHEGHTELRDRVRALKETALRGSRPPPTSCDPTPPPPLPAL